Within Lactobacillus amylovorus DSM 20531, the genomic segment TTTGATTTTTATCCTGCACAACGTATTCAACTTCTCGGACGGACTGAAATTTCTTATGCGGCTCGACTTGATCATGATATTAGAAAACATGTATTTACTAAGATGGCTACTAAAGCCACTCCTTGTTTTTTGATTTCACGTTCACTTCCAGTTCCGGAAGAATTATCGGATGCAGCAGAAAAAGCACACATTCCAATTTTGCAAACTAGTGAATCAACGACCTATATTTCTAGTGTCATGACCGAATACTTGCGTGCCCGTCTTGCAAAAAGAACTATTATCCACGGTGTATTGGTCGAAATTAAGGGTATGGGTGTCCTTTTAACAGGTGCTTCTGGTGTTGGTAAATCTGAAACCGCCTTAGGTTTGGTTCAAAGAGGCCACAGATTAATTGCGGATGACCGTGTAGATGCCTTCCAAAAGGATCACAACACAGTTGTTGGTGAAGCACCAAAGATCCTAAAGCACCTAATGGAAATCAGAGGAATCGGTATTATCGATGTTATGAACTTGTTTGGTGCTGGTGCCGTTAAGAATAGAACCGAAATTCAACTAGTCATTAATTTGGTTAACTGGGATCCTAAGGCTAACTACGACCGTTTGGGCTTCCAAGAAAATACGCGTGAAATCTGCAACGTAGCTATTCCACAAGTTAATATTCCAGTTAAGGTAGGACGCAACATCGAAATTATCATCGAAGTAGCAGCTATGAACTTCAGAGCTAAGAAGATGGGTTACGATGCAACTCAAACCTTTGATAATAATTTGACTAGCTTAATCTCAGAGCACTCTAAAGAAGATACAAATAAGGTGCATCACGATGACTAAACTAGTGATTAACCCGGTGGCATTTCAATTAGGAAATTTAAGTGTCAAATGGTACGGCATCATTATGGCAGTAGCCATTATTTTAGCCGCTTTTATGGCGATTAATGAAGGTAAAAAAAGACACATTATCCCTGATGACTTTGTAGATCTACTTTTATGGGCCGTGCCGTTAGGCTATGTTGGTGCACGAATTTACTATGTCATCTTTGAATGGTGCTATTATTCGCAGCATCCTGATCAAATAATCGCTATTTGGAATGGCGGAATCGCCATTTATGGTGGTTTGATCGCGGGTTTGATAGTGCTGCTGGTCTTTTGTTATAAAAGAGAATTGCCACCATTTTTGATGCTCGATATTATCACGCCAGGAGTGATGGCCGCCCAGATTTTAGGACGCTGGGGCAACTTCGTTAACCAGGAAGCTCACGGTGGTTCTACAACCTTGCACTTTTTACAAAGTTTGCACTTACCAGAATTTATTATTCAGCAAATGAAGATTGGTGGAACCTATTATAAACCAACATTCTTATATGAATCATTTTTCAATTTGATTGGTCTGATTTTAATTTTATCCTTGCGTCATAAAAAACACGTTTTTAAACAAGGTGAAGTTTTCATGACGTATCTTCTTTGGTATAGTGTAGTTAGATTCTTTGTTGAGGGGATGAGAACGGATAGCCTATACATTTTTGGTATAATACGTGTATCACAGGCATTAAGTTTAGTCCTATTTATTGCTACAATTATTTTATGGATTTATCGACGCAAAGTTGTTAAACCTAAATGGTATTTAGAGGGTAGCGGGTTAAAATATCCGTATACAAGAGATTAGTTAGATTATTAAAGGTACTAGTTTAGAAGGATAGAGAGATAAAAAAATGACAAAGATTGCAGTTTTAGGTAACGGTTCATGGGGTTCAGTATTAGGCTCAATGTTGGCCGACAATGGCAATGACGTAAC encodes:
- the hprK gene encoding HPr(Ser) kinase/phosphatase, with the protein product MASEVKLSKLVQDNRSILEIYQGEEYIKDKDVLVSDIYRPGLELTGYFDFYPAQRIQLLGRTEISYAARLDHDIRKHVFTKMATKATPCFLISRSLPVPEELSDAAEKAHIPILQTSESTTYISSVMTEYLRARLAKRTIIHGVLVEIKGMGVLLTGASGVGKSETALGLVQRGHRLIADDRVDAFQKDHNTVVGEAPKILKHLMEIRGIGIIDVMNLFGAGAVKNRTEIQLVINLVNWDPKANYDRLGFQENTREICNVAIPQVNIPVKVGRNIEIIIEVAAMNFRAKKMGYDATQTFDNNLTSLISEHSKEDTNKVHHDD
- the lgt gene encoding prolipoprotein diacylglyceryl transferase, which gives rise to MTKLVINPVAFQLGNLSVKWYGIIMAVAIILAAFMAINEGKKRHIIPDDFVDLLLWAVPLGYVGARIYYVIFEWCYYSQHPDQIIAIWNGGIAIYGGLIAGLIVLLVFCYKRELPPFLMLDIITPGVMAAQILGRWGNFVNQEAHGGSTTLHFLQSLHLPEFIIQQMKIGGTYYKPTFLYESFFNLIGLILILSLRHKKHVFKQGEVFMTYLLWYSVVRFFVEGMRTDSLYIFGIIRVSQALSLVLFIATIILWIYRRKVVKPKWYLEGSGLKYPYTRD